A single region of the Aptenodytes patagonicus chromosome 7, bAptPat1.pri.cur, whole genome shotgun sequence genome encodes:
- the LOC143163092 gene encoding uncharacterized protein LOC143163092, with protein sequence MVGFQKEGFLKSSTSQGRDQLPVQVADVTGEQDGEVPGSSGQAGRHRGSSPSTPAEEQESSVPASDEDSPARTTESWQWPLSSSETHSNVGEDFEGFQTPARTPECTMDIQSPGDQSLSRTPQFESDSPEEEEGNDEMNEEHRGVEPVPRDRGWRGQPQLTEGEKLLMETNSRIVQLLENIKREHAQSMGLMSQSMGRMELQLGIVATSTRAIHNYLSEILAFLKQPRTQVLETRISQRATPHVELTCASTWTGEDAVASSTVCLPGAEGTSDSREPPQATLPCRSGRLQRAITERASLPMPTRQAKGGGKKK encoded by the exons ATGGTGGGATTTCAAAAGGAGGGATTCTTAAAGAGCAGCACATCTCAGGGGAGGGATCAACTGCCAGTCCAAGTGGCAG ATGTCACTGGGGAACAAGATGGGGAGGTTCCTGGATCCTCGGGGCAAGCCGGCCGTCACCGAGGGAGCTCGCCGTCCACGCCGGCCGAAGAACAGGAATCTTCGGTGCCTGCCTCTGACGAAGACTCACCGGCCAGGACCACAGAGAGCTGGCAGTGGCCGTTGTCCTCGTCTGAAACGCACAGCAACGTTGGGGAGGATTTTGAGGGATTTCAAACGCCAGCGCGGACTCCGGAGTGTACCATGGACATACAGTCTCCCGGGGATCAGTCACTCAGTAGGACTCCTCAGTTTGAAAGTGACtctcctgaggaggaggagggaaatgaTGAAATGAATGAAGAGCACCGCGGTGTTGAGCCTGTCCCTAGGGATCGGGGTTGGAGAGGGCAGCCCCAGCTAACAGAGGGAGAGAAGCTGTTGATGGAAACCAACAGTAGGATTGTGCAGCTGCTGGAAAATATCAAGAGGGAGCATGCACAGTCCATGGGTCTCATGTCGCAGTCCATGGGCCGTATGGAGCTGCAGCTGGGCATTGTGGCTACCTCCACAAGAGCCATCCATAACTACCTGTCAGAGATTTTAGCTTTCCTCAAGCAGCCAAGGACGCAGGTCCTTGAAACACGCATCTCCCAAAGAGCCACCCCTCATGTCGAGTTAACCTGTGCCTCGACATGGACTGGTGAGGACGCAGTGGCATCCTCCACTGTGTGCTTACCAGGGGCCGAAGGGACGAGCGACTCTCGAGAACCACCGCAGGCCACGCTGCCTTGTCGCAGTGGCCGGCTGCAGAGAGCCATAACCGAGAGGGCCTCGTTGCCCATGCCTACACGCCAGGcaaaagggggagggaagaaaaaataa